In the genome of Treponema pedis, one region contains:
- a CDS encoding RHS domain-containing protein — protein sequence MSDHLGTPILAADEQGNKVWERTLDIYGRVRKEEGEKGFCNMLYQG from the coding sequence ATTAGCGACCACTTAGGTACACCGATTTTAGCTGCCGACGAGCAAGGCAATAAAGTTTGGGAGCGGACGTTAGATATTTACGGAAGAGTCCGTAAAGAAGAAGGAGAAAAAGGCTTCTGCAATATGCTTTATCAAGGGTAA
- a CDS encoding RHS repeat domain-containing protein encodes MYIWDKNVLLHEIKKEGKQEDEITTWVFEGFTPTAKLVNGKAYSIISDHIGKPIQAIDDNGELVWSCDYDIYGRLKKLKGERTFIPFRQVGQIEDAELEGLYYNRYRWYNSETGCYISQDPIGLAGGNPTIYGYVFDSNIEVDILGLATVYLRNNEIYVGKAKQNAKTRYKSDKVNSATDIFTDIPDTDTAQGVEDVVHDRLLLNKDLTDKVKNINKPVRIGDKKGRRKDGIKWLKQKYGENYLEEIDKKIKDHYSENGNGCKAK; translated from the coding sequence TTGTACATTTGGGATAAAAATGTACTTTTACACGAAATAAAAAAGGAGGGCAAACAGGAAGATGAAATAACAACGTGGGTGTTCGAAGGCTTTACCCCGACGGCAAAACTTGTAAACGGTAAGGCATATAGCATTATCTCCGATCATATAGGCAAACCTATACAGGCGATAGACGATAACGGCGAACTTGTATGGAGTTGCGATTACGACATATACGGCAGACTGAAAAAGCTAAAAGGAGAGCGAACTTTCATACCGTTCAGGCAAGTCGGACAGATAGAAGACGCTGAATTAGAGGGACTTTACTATAACCGGTACAGGTGGTATAATTCGGAGACAGGCTGTTACATAAGCCAAGACCCGATAGGATTGGCGGGTGGAAATCCTACGATTTACGGGTATGTTTTTGACAGTAATATAGAAGTTGATATATTAGGACTGGCAACTGTATATTTAAGAAATAATGAAATTTATGTGGGAAAAGCTAAACAAAATGCAAAGACAAGATATAAAAGTGACAAAGTAAATTCGGCTACAGATATATTTACAGATATACCTGATACAGATACGGCACAAGGAGTAGAAGATGTAGTACATGATAGATTATTATTAAATAAAGATTTAACTGATAAAGTAAAAAATATAAATAAACCCGTAAGAATAGGAGATAAGAAAGGTAGAAGGAAAGATGGTATAAAATGGTTGAAGCAGAAATACGGAGAAAATTATTTAGAAGAAATAGATAAAAAAATAAAAGACCATTATAGTGAAAATGGTAATGGTTGCAAAGCAAAATAA
- a CDS encoding RHS repeat domain-containing protein — protein MGRPIQAIDDNGELVWSCDYDIYGRLKKLKGERTFIPFRQVGQIEDAELEGLYYNRYRWYNSETGCYISQDPIGLAGNNPTLYAFVKNVNTEVDVFGLRGLWKLTTEGTSKKRTIGQHTYYQHKSTGLWWSIDTAKHGGSAFKVFKEGKGGVLEWYRDADKYGDFINPNKKHKGAKGKKVCGG, from the coding sequence ATAGGCAGACCGATACAGGCGATAGACGATAACGGCGAACTTGTATGGAGTTGCGATTACGACATATACGGCAGACTGAAAAAGCTAAAAGGAGAGCGAACTTTTATACCGTTCAGGCAAGTCGGACAAATAGAAGACGCTGAATTAGAAGGACTTTACTATAACCGGTACAGGTGGTATAATTCGGAGACAGGTTGTTACATCAGCCAAGACCCGATAGGCTTGGCGGGGAATAACCCTACATTGTACGCTTTCGTAAAAAATGTAAATACGGAAGTGGATGTGTTTGGGTTGAGAGGTCTTTGGAAGCTGACTACGGAAGGCACAAGTAAAAAACGTACAATAGGGCAACATACTTATTATCAACATAAGTCAACAGGATTATGGTGGTCTATAGATACAGCGAAACATGGCGGGTCAGCGTTTAAAGTATTTAAAGAAGGCAAAGGGGGTGTATTAGAATGGTATAGAGATGCTGACAAATATGGAGATTTCATTAATCCTAACAAAAAACATAAAGGAGCTAAAGGGAAAAAAGTATGTGGGGGGTAA
- a CDS encoding SMI1/KNR4 family protein, with protein MNLFKDRKLLYEGRESQLSEEEIRQLLGINCDKIDSFIQLYLIYDGIFFPKQAMMFRHTFYTITKGDWDKIEIGFFLKFDDIIKTRKLQIENNTGLDYFTQTHIPFADDGFGNDIWIEISTGVIKVFYHEYSIEEGLITVAPNFDDFCSSLENWTLK; from the coding sequence ATGAATTTATTTAAAGACAGAAAATTACTCTATGAAGGTAGAGAATCTCAACTTTCCGAAGAAGAAATAAGACAATTATTAGGAATTAATTGTGATAAAATTGATAGTTTTATTCAATTATACCTAATATATGATGGCATTTTTTTTCCTAAGCAAGCAATGATGTTTAGACATACGTTTTATACTATCACAAAAGGAGATTGGGATAAAATAGAAATAGGTTTTTTCTTAAAATTTGATGATATAATTAAGACGAGAAAGCTCCAAATAGAAAATAATACCGGGTTAGATTATTTTACCCAAACTCATATTCCTTTTGCTGATGATGGATTCGGTAATGATATTTGGATAGAAATATCAACAGGAGTAATTAAAGTTTTTTATCATGAGTATTCAATTGAAGAAGGATTGATAACAGTAGCTCCTAATTTTGATGATTTTTGTTCTTCATTAGAAAATTGGACACTTAAATAA
- a CDS encoding DUF7710 domain-containing protein, which translates to MDYIWIFKGSGKTEFPSAVFSKKSDAIKWISEKELTGVLTKYPIDIPLFEWAIENEYFTPKNELQKNAKVIENFNSAYLEHYHFEKGK; encoded by the coding sequence ATGGATTATATATGGATATTTAAAGGCAGCGGGAAAACGGAGTTTCCAAGTGCTGTATTTAGCAAAAAAAGTGATGCTATAAAATGGATTTCAGAAAAAGAACTAACAGGAGTATTGACAAAATATCCTATTGATATTCCTTTATTTGAATGGGCTATAGAAAATGAATATTTTACTCCTAAAAATGAGTTGCAAAAAAATGCAAAAGTGATTGAAAATTTTAACTCTGCATATTTAGAACATTATCATTTTGAGAAAGGGAAGTAA
- a CDS encoding RHS repeat-associated core domain-containing protein: MCLPFQGQYYDFEVDLCYNRHRYYDCNTGSYISQDPISIAGGLNLYSYVHDSNFWVDIFGLNGNPTLPSTEIVNENGIIIEHYYPNDHTPPHVHVYEQGKKNRATKIGENGKPLKNERNLTAKEAKVVSNNKSKIRKSIRKIRKWLGVQIHGSAYTQNKLRRTSCKS, encoded by the coding sequence TTGTGCCTTCCGTTTCAAGGGCAGTACTATGATTTTGAGGTAGATTTATGTTATAATAGACACAGATATTATGATTGTAACACAGGTAGTTACATAAGCCAAGACCCGATTTCTATTGCAGGTGGGTTGAACTTATATAGTTATGTCCATGATAGTAATTTTTGGGTTGATATATTTGGGTTAAATGGAAACCCAACATTACCCTCAACTGAAATTGTTAATGAGAATGGGATAATAATAGAGCATTATTATCCCAATGACCATACACCTCCACATGTGCATGTTTATGAACAGGGAAAGAAAAATAGAGCGACAAAAATAGGAGAAAATGGCAAACCATTAAAAAATGAAAGAAACTTAACTGCGAAAGAAGCAAAAGTCGTTAGTAATAATAAGAGTAAAATTAGGAAGTCTATAAGAAAAATAAGAAAATGGCTTGGTGTACAGATACATGGTTCTGCATACACCCAAAATAAACTAAGAAGGACATCATGTAAAAGTTAA
- a CDS encoding colicin D domain-containing protein: MYYLRPFRNTFTGNRQRKKTIWERELDIYGRIRKEEGEKGFCNMLYQDQYLDTETELVYNYKRYYSQETGCYISQDPIGLAGNNPTLYAFVKNVNTEVDVFGLDCTIDDKKLQKKYKHANDFGISGPYNKQNAAAFKEAILLHVNDPDVIRISGTYRGEPVTHYYNANNGLNVIVDSNDNFVSGWKLSPAQEMHITTSGNLGGG, encoded by the coding sequence ATGTATTATCTCCGACCATTTAGGAACACCTTTACAGGCAATAGACAGCGAAAGAAAACTATTTGGGAACGAGAACTTGATATTTACGGCAGAATCCGTAAAGAAGAAGGCGAAAAAGGTTTCTGCAATATGCTTTATCAAGATCAATACCTTGATACTGAAACCGAATTGGTATATAATTACAAGCGTTATTACAGTCAAGAGACAGGTTGTTACATCAGCCAAGACCCGATAGGCTTGGCGGGGAATAACCCTACATTGTACGCTTTCGTAAAAAATGTAAATACGGAAGTGGATGTGTTTGGGTTGGATTGTACGATTGATGATAAAAAATTACAAAAAAAATATAAGCATGCAAATGATTTTGGAATTTCTGGTCCTTATAATAAGCAAAATGCAGCTGCCTTCAAAGAAGCGATTTTGTTACACGTAAATGACCCAGACGTAATAAGAATATCTGGTACTTATAGAGGAGAGCCTGTAACTCACTATTATAATGCAAATAATGGTTTGAATGTCATTGTTGATTCTAATGACAATTTTGTTAGTGGCTGGAAATTAAGTCCAGCACAAGAAATGCACATAACAACATCTGGTAATTTAGGAGGAGGATAA
- a CDS encoding HEAT repeat domain-containing protein gives MNGVEQLKKEFGVIEKNKDEVTLIRQVDGFIEKLLSCNDSDSLDFHYSLLKNKENHYLYTSIRNAFKKRDKNIIEPFLLKKIQEEANSYLKADIIQILGHIKSAKILPYVREHIKSKDGNIRERCIIVLGWMGNKDDLPILNERLQNDTDDELRGEAATAMRQIWFAKRATAEDILPYLYRAVVKEAAEETLSSIIIVIQDLLQRKFGLQERINEGIITGDPVKAKEKVIKALKL, from the coding sequence ATGAACGGAGTAGAACAACTTAAAAAAGAATTCGGTGTTATTGAGAAAAATAAAGATGAGGTTACGCTGATTAGACAAGTAGACGGTTTTATTGAAAAACTACTGTCTTGTAATGATAGTGACAGTTTAGATTTTCATTATTCCTTGCTTAAAAATAAAGAAAACCATTATTTATATACAAGTATAAGGAATGCTTTTAAAAAAAGAGATAAAAATATCATAGAACCCTTTTTATTAAAAAAAATTCAGGAAGAAGCAAACTCTTATTTAAAAGCCGATATAATACAGATATTGGGTCATATCAAATCAGCCAAAATACTGCCCTATGTAAGGGAACACATAAAATCAAAAGACGGAAATATCCGAGAACGCTGTATAATCGTATTAGGCTGGATGGGAAATAAAGATGATTTACCTATTTTAAACGAACGCTTGCAAAACGATACGGACGATGAACTGAGAGGAGAAGCAGCAACGGCAATGCGTCAGATATGGTTTGCCAAACGGGCAACCGCAGAAGATATACTGCCGTATCTGTACCGCGCTGTTGTAAAAGAGGCGGCGGAAGAAACATTATCGAGTATTATTATCGTTATTCAGGATTTACTGCAAAGAAAGTTCGGCTTGCAGGAACGTATCAACGAAGGCATTATCACGGGCGACCCCGTAAAAGCAAAGGAAAAGGTAATTAAAGCGCTGAAATTATGA
- a CDS encoding RHS repeat domain-containing protein: MYIWDKNVLLHEIKKEGKQEDEITTWVFQGFTPVAKIQGDKSYSIISDHLGTPLQAIDTQGNKVWERELDIYGKVRKETEETANFVPMLYQGQYLDNETELAYNRFRYYDCNTGTYISQDPISIAGGLNVYAYVHDPNSWVDVLGLRGLWKLTTEGTSKKRTIGQHTYYQHKSTGLWWSIDTAKHGGSAFKVFKEGKGGY, encoded by the coding sequence TTGTACATTTGGGATAAAAATGTACTTTTGCATGAGATAAAAAAGGAGGGCAAACAGGAAGACGAAATAACGACGTGGGTATTTCAAGGATTTACACCTGTCGCTAAGATACAGGGCGATAAATCTTACAGCATAATATCAGACCATTTAGGCACACCTTTACAAGCCATAGATACACAAGGCAATAAAGTTTGGGAGCGAGAACTTGATATTTACGGAAAAGTTAGAAAAGAAACCGAAGAAACCGCTAACTTTGTACCGATGCTTTATCAAGGTCAATACCTTGATAACGAAACTGAATTAGCATATAATAGATTTAGATATTACGATTGTAATACAGGGACTTATATTTCACAAGACCCAATTTCTATTGCGGGTGGGCTAAATGTATATGCTTATGTTCACGATCCGAACAGTTGGGTCGATGTATTAGGGTTGAGAGGGCTTTGGAAGCTGACTACTGAAGGTACAAGTAAAAAACGCACAATAGGGCAACATACTTATTATCAACATAAGTCAACAGGATTATGGTGGTCTATAGATACAGCGAAACATGGCGGATCAGCATTTAAAGTATTTAAAGAAGGCAAAGGGGGGTATTAG
- a CDS encoding HEAT repeat domain-containing protein, protein METSLILTKNIRELKGKKYVGDNDMIDNIKDYIKLADSSFMEDNNKTKTEELSPELISEIIHNYPERKSWLIHNKHIPVEILKLLSKDKDTDVRFTIAMKNKNDRDTFEILMKDTDYSVRMAVVRNKKLPIDLLEKMTMDNEPEISEEAIRILKIRKII, encoded by the coding sequence ATGGAGACTTCATTGATCCTAACAAAAAACATAAGGGAACTAAAGGGAAAAAAGTATGTGGGGGATAATGATATGATTGATAATATAAAAGATTATATTAAATTGGCTGACAGTTCTTTTATGGAAGATAATAATAAAACAAAAACCGAAGAATTGTCTCCTGAACTGATATCTGAAATAATACATAACTATCCTGAAAGAAAATCATGGCTTATTCATAACAAACACATTCCTGTTGAAATATTAAAATTACTTAGTAAAGATAAAGATACAGATGTGCGATTCACTATTGCAATGAAAAATAAAAATGACAGAGATACATTTGAAATCTTAATGAAAGATACGGATTATTCGGTTAGAATGGCTGTTGTGAGAAATAAAAAACTTCCTATTGATTTGTTAGAAAAAATGACAATGGATAATGAACCTGAAATATCTGAGGAAGCAATAAGGATTTTAAAAATAAGAAAAATCATTTAA
- a CDS encoding colicin immunity domain-containing protein — translation MSVDKYIKLITKFIDNAIDAKEFEQSFLEMFKTEQEKISEKDYLVLDSLFGDVDMFCFDSELFEEGDLTESDLRKSAEQTLERLINNKDKK, via the coding sequence ATGAGTGTAGATAAATATATCAAGCTGATTACAAAGTTTATCGACAATGCTATTGACGCAAAAGAATTTGAACAGTCTTTTCTTGAAATGTTTAAAACGGAACAAGAAAAAATATCGGAAAAAGATTATCTTGTATTAGATTCTTTATTTGGAGATGTTGATATGTTTTGCTTTGACAGTGAATTGTTTGAAGAAGGAGATTTAACGGAATCGGACTTGCGTAAATCGGCCGAACAAACTCTTGAAAGATTGATAAACAATAAAGATAAAAAATGA
- a CDS encoding HEAT repeat domain-containing protein: protein MNIQTEINKILEDIIKEKREFVPYKQILRISELLLNSNDDDMLEYHFSLLKLNIDATLYHHLFEDFEKRPFSIIEPFLLKKIHDAQDIFLRGEAIRLLGSIGSNKILPYEKEHIKSKDKNIRERCIIVLGRMGDKDDLPLLNDRLQNDTDNELRGDAATAMRSLWMD from the coding sequence ATGAATATACAAACGGAAATCAATAAAATATTAGAGGACATTATAAAAGAAAAACGGGAATTTGTGCCTTATAAACAAATTCTTCGAATTTCGGAATTGTTACTAAACTCAAACGATGATGATATGTTGGAATATCATTTTTCTTTATTGAAATTGAACATAGACGCAACTTTGTATCATCATCTTTTTGAGGATTTTGAGAAACGTCCCTTTTCGATTATAGAGCCTTTTTTATTAAAAAAAATACACGATGCACAGGATATTTTTTTACGGGGAGAAGCAATACGGTTATTAGGTTCTATCGGTTCAAATAAAATATTGCCCTATGAAAAGGAACATATTAAATCAAAAGACAAAAATATCCGTGAACGCTGTATAATTGTTTTAGGCCGGATGGGCGATAAAGATGATTTACCTCTTTTAAACGATAGGTTACAAAACGATACGGACAATGAGTTAAGAGGAGATGCAGCAACGGCAATGCGTTCTCTTTGGATGGATTAA
- a CDS encoding HEAT repeat domain-containing protein, whose amino-acid sequence MIDNIKDYIKLADSSVIEDNNKTKTEELSSELIFEIIHNYPERKSWLIHNKHIPVEILKLLSKDEDTDVRFTIAMKNRNDRDTFEILMKDTDYSVRMAVVRNKKLPIDLLEKMTMDNESEISDEAMRILKIRKII is encoded by the coding sequence ATGATTGATAATATAAAAGATTATATTAAATTGGCAGACAGTTCCGTTATAGAAGATAATAATAAAACAAAAACCGAAGAATTATCTTCTGAACTGATATTTGAAATAATACATAACTATCCTGAAAGAAAATCATGGCTTATTCATAATAAGCACATTCCGGTTGAAATATTAAAATTACTAAGCAAAGATGAAGATACAGATGTACGATTCACTATCGCAATGAAAAATAGAAATGACAGAGATACATTTGAAATCTTAATGAAAGATACAGATTATTCAGTTAGAATGGCTGTTGTAAGAAATAAAAAACTTCCTATTGATTTGTTAGAAAAAATGACAATGGATAATGAATCTGAAATATCTGATGAAGCAATGAGAATTTTAAAGATAAGAAAAATTATTTAA
- a CDS encoding RHS repeat domain-containing protein, protein MGKPIQAIDDNGELVWSCDYDIYGRLKKLKGERTFIPFRQVGQIEDAELEGLYYNRYRWYNSETGCYISQDPIGLAGGNPTIYGYVKDPNIQIDPLGLMSKKGNDAIKQKAPIDFGNGYRGRKDSFNYKGESDFEIHIYKIKGNSLVEVGVIDSAVNWINKHGHTSSPELPAAVMKKVKKLCNK, encoded by the coding sequence ATAGGCAAACCTATACAGGCGATAGACGATAACGGCGAACTTGTATGGAGTTGCGATTACGACATATACGGCAGACTGAAAAAGCTAAAAGGAGAGCGAACTTTCATACCGTTCAGGCAAGTCGGACAGATAGAAGACGCTGAATTAGAGGGACTTTACTATAACCGGTACAGGTGGTATAATTCGGAGACAGGCTGTTACATAAGCCAAGACCCGATAGGATTGGCGGGTGGAAATCCTACGATTTACGGGTATGTGAAAGACCCGAATATACAGATTGACCCTTTAGGACTAATGTCCAAAAAGGGAAATGATGCTATAAAACAAAAAGCTCCTATAGACTTTGGGAATGGGTATAGAGGAAGAAAAGATAGCTTTAATTATAAAGGAGAATCTGATTTTGAAATACATATTTATAAAATAAAAGGAAACTCATTAGTAGAAGTTGGGGTAATAGATTCTGCTGTAAATTGGATTAACAAACATGGTCATACTTCTTCACCGGAATTACCTGCAGCAGTTATGAAAAAGGTGAAAAAACTATGTAATAAATGA
- a CDS encoding methyl-accepting chemotaxis protein → MKKRFSIKAKLLTVFGLLIGTAIFSLGILSMQFIKKAIREKIADHLIDKASDTAEIIDGNIHAFFQFLEGIARTPALTDTEHSYDEKIALLKKEAAFNPKIRSLEISDTAGNVYKSRTQTIKVGDREWFKSTIKGKKFVTEPFISRSDGKLAITFAVPIYDNNRNIIGTLAADVPAEQLTNDISDIKIGETGDCYIIGLTGTTIAHKDFDAVMGQLNMIEESKKDSSKASLGTFLEQALKNNTAEVGYYNYEGKNYIASYAKIKTSSWTVIIKAPVKEFMGIITYLRILAYTLGFSALFITLGITFTTANMLVKPVLNVVTALKNIAQGEGDLTVRLPLHGNDEITDLALYFNNTIKKIGASIKSIEGNAQTMKGIGSDLSLNMSGTASSVNQINNNINGVKEKAVSQALSVTETAATVEQIIRTIKQLNNSIETQAASVAQSSASVEQMVANIASISQTLEKSDDVIKELAAATADGKETLFSSNTVTQKISEESGSLMEASSVIQHIASQTNLLAMNAAIEAAHAGEAGKGFAVVADEIRKLAEESSAQGKTITSTLKTLSNEIETLSEASKTVEEKFNAIFSLAENVKDMSNRIMDAMREQANGSKEVLNAIRNINEVTVEVKAGSEQMLKGGEGVADEMNKLDNLTRTITNSMNEMAFKAVKINNAVQEVNEITQKNKMSIEALAQEVNKFKV, encoded by the coding sequence ATGAAAAAACGATTTTCAATAAAAGCAAAACTGCTTACGGTTTTCGGCTTACTAATCGGAACTGCAATCTTTTCTCTCGGTATTTTATCAATGCAATTTATAAAAAAGGCCATAAGGGAAAAAATTGCCGACCACCTTATAGATAAGGCGTCCGATACCGCTGAAATCATTGACGGAAACATACATGCTTTTTTTCAATTTTTAGAAGGCATAGCACGTACCCCCGCATTAACCGATACGGAGCATTCCTACGATGAAAAAATAGCTCTTTTAAAAAAAGAAGCGGCTTTTAATCCAAAAATAAGAAGTTTGGAAATAAGCGATACCGCAGGTAACGTATATAAATCCCGAACTCAAACAATTAAAGTCGGAGACCGCGAATGGTTTAAATCGACAATAAAAGGGAAAAAATTTGTTACGGAGCCCTTTATTTCACGTTCAGACGGCAAGCTGGCAATTACCTTCGCCGTTCCTATCTATGACAATAACCGCAATATAATAGGCACTCTGGCTGCCGATGTCCCTGCCGAACAGCTTACGAACGATATATCGGATATCAAAATAGGCGAAACCGGAGACTGTTACATTATAGGTTTAACCGGAACTACTATTGCACACAAAGATTTCGATGCGGTAATGGGTCAACTTAATATGATTGAAGAAAGCAAAAAAGATTCGTCAAAGGCTTCATTGGGAACCTTTTTGGAACAGGCTTTAAAAAATAATACGGCTGAAGTCGGTTATTACAACTACGAAGGAAAAAATTATATCGCATCTTATGCAAAGATAAAAACAAGCAGCTGGACGGTTATTATTAAGGCTCCGGTTAAAGAATTTATGGGAATAATTACTTATTTACGAATACTGGCATATACACTGGGCTTTTCCGCCCTGTTTATTACGCTCGGCATTACCTTTACTACCGCCAATATGCTTGTAAAGCCGGTTTTAAATGTAGTTACCGCCTTAAAAAATATAGCTCAAGGAGAAGGAGATTTAACGGTACGTCTTCCGCTTCACGGAAACGATGAGATTACGGACCTCGCCTTATACTTCAATAATACAATTAAAAAAATAGGCGCTTCAATTAAATCCATAGAAGGCAATGCTCAAACTATGAAAGGAATAGGTTCGGATTTATCCTTAAATATGAGCGGCACCGCAAGCTCCGTAAATCAAATCAATAACAATATAAACGGCGTTAAAGAAAAAGCCGTAAGTCAGGCATTAAGCGTTACGGAAACGGCGGCTACGGTGGAACAGATTATTCGCACCATAAAACAGCTTAATAACAGTATTGAAACCCAAGCCGCTTCGGTAGCTCAATCTTCCGCTTCCGTTGAACAAATGGTTGCAAATATAGCTTCAATAAGTCAAACCTTGGAAAAAAGCGACGACGTTATTAAAGAGCTTGCGGCAGCTACCGCAGACGGTAAAGAAACTCTTTTCTCTTCAAATACCGTTACTCAAAAAATTTCGGAAGAATCGGGCTCCCTTATGGAAGCAAGCTCCGTTATTCAGCACATAGCAAGCCAGACCAATCTTTTAGCTATGAATGCGGCGATAGAAGCCGCTCATGCCGGAGAAGCGGGAAAGGGTTTTGCCGTTGTAGCCGATGAAATCAGAAAACTTGCGGAGGAATCTTCGGCTCAAGGAAAAACCATTACTTCGACATTAAAAACTCTTTCAAATGAAATCGAAACTCTTTCGGAAGCGTCAAAAACCGTAGAAGAAAAGTTCAATGCAATTTTTTCGTTGGCGGAAAACGTAAAGGATATGAGTAACCGCATTATGGACGCTATGAGGGAACAGGCAAACGGAAGTAAAGAAGTGTTAAATGCAATACGCAACATAAACGAGGTAACCGTGGAAGTAAAGGCCGGTTCCGAACAGATGCTTAAAGGTGGGGAAGGTGTAGCCGATGAGATGAATAAGCTTGATAATTTAACCCGCACTATAACAAACAGTATGAATGAAATGGCTTTTAAAGCGGTTAAGATAAATAATGCCGTACAGGAAGTAAACGAGATTACTCAAAAGAACAAGATGAGTATCGAAGCCTTAGCTCAAGAAGTAAATAAATTTAAAGTGTAA